Proteins encoded within one genomic window of Rhododendron vialii isolate Sample 1 chromosome 1a, ASM3025357v1:
- the LOC131306855 gene encoding tRNA-specific adenosine deaminase TAD2 codes for MDSCAELQETIAFMELAVQQAKVALDSLEVPVGCVIVEDGEVIASGRNRTTETRNATRHAEMEGIDILLEQWHQNGLSAAEVAEKFAKCALYVTCEPCIMCAAALSILGVKEVYYGCANDKFGGCGSILSLHSSSSEPLISGGEVRQRGFKCTGGIMASEAVSLLRSFYEQGNPNAPKPHRPPVQRV; via the exons ATGGACTCATGTGCGGAATTACAGGAAACTATTGCATTTATGGAGCTTGCAGTACAACAG GCGAAGGTTGCCTTGGATAGCCTCGAAGTACCTGTGGG CTGTGTGATTGTCGAGGATGGGGAGGTTATTGCTTCGGGAAGAAATCGGACAACAGAGACACGTAAT GCTACAAGACACGCCGAGATGGAAGGTATTGATATTCTTCTTGAGCAGTGGCATCAAAACGGACTATCAGCGGCAGAAGTTGCTGAAAAATTTGCAAAATGTGCCCTTTATGTTACATGTGAACCATGTATTATGTGTGCGGCTGCATTGTCGATTCTGG GTGTAAAGGAGGTATACTATGGCTGTGCAAATGATAAATTCGGAGGGTGTGGATCAATATTGTCCTTGCATTCAAGTAGCTCTGAACCACTCATTAG TGGTGGTGAAGTACGGCAAAGAGGTTTTAAATGCACTGGAGGAATAATGGCATCAGAAGCAGTGTCTCTGTTACGAAGCTTCTATGAGCAAGGGAACCCCAATG CTCCAAAACCTCACAGGCCACCAGTTCAGAGGGTGTGA
- the LOC131306868 gene encoding expansin-like B1: MGFPPKSYWYLLCVMVLLPALCHSQDAYVYSRATYYGSPDCLGTPTGACGFGGYGRTVNDGSVSGVSRLYRNGTGCGACYQVRCKVPQLCAEDGVNVVVTDYGEGDKTDFVLSTRAYSRLARPNAALELLAYGVVDIEYRRIPCQYPGYNLMVKVHEHSRFPEYLALTFLYQAGQNDITAVEVFQADCQQWRGMRKAYGAVWDMANPSPGAINVRVQVSGSAGQTWVQLSSVVSSEWKAGAVYDTSIQLN, encoded by the exons ATGGGTTTTCCACCTAAGAGCTATTGGTATCTTCTCTGTGTCATGGTGCTTTTGCCTGCACTTTGTCATTCCCAGGATGCATATGTGTACTCTAGAGCAACCTATTATGGAAGCCCTGATTGCTTAGGGACTCCAA CTGGAGCATGCGGGTTTGGTGGATATGGAAGAACAGTCAATGATGGCAGCGTGAGTGGGGTTTCTAGACTCTACAGGAATGGAACTGGCTGTGGTGCATGCTATCAG gTCAGGTGCAAGGTACCACAACTATGCGCTGAAGATGGAGTGAACGTAGTGGTGACAGACTATGGTGAAGGGGACAAGACAGACTTCGTTCTGAGCACTCGTGCCTATTCAAGACTGGCTCGTCCAAATGCAGCATTGGAGTTGCTTGCTTATGGCGTGGTCGACATAGAATACCGTAGAATACCTTGTCAGTACCCTGGTTACAACCTCATGGTCAAGGTTCATGAGCACAGCAGGTTCCCTGAATACCTAGCCCTAACCTTCTTGTACCAAGCCGGCCAAAACGACATCACTGCAGTGGAAGTGTTTCAG GCGGATTGCCAGCAGTGGAGGGGCATGCGAAAGGCCTATGGTGCAGTATGGGACATGGCTAACCCATCGCCAGGCGCGATTAACGTCAGGGTCCAAGTGAGTGGCAGCGCTGGGCAAACTTGGGTGCAGCTGAGCAGTGTGGTTTCTAGTGAATGGAAGGCTGGGGCTGTTTATGACACATCCATTCAGCTTAATTAA
- the LOC131306849 gene encoding protein CHLOROPLAST IMPORT APPARATUS 2-like, translating into MSSCLTGGSHTCSFDLDFLRSPSTTSCTLNSSSPSSTLSEASNSRLAISTRKPRTPRKRLNQAYNDAATLLSTACPNIFPAKHLTKPCKFTKPNDTFFNEPSQLLLPFRVIDDFGFLLHQPYPEKPSFRIESKVLNCGKPCESLVENDLQVDSLKLGDGYQEEFDAISILAEEVEDGVDSIMGNLSVNNASVEEARVASCSRQILAWNCHPVWLGFGRNFDFGVWMRRGIRALKHVDEEEWWRFPLVNILDVSPKFSTGTSEKKKNKILKPVEKSSQSRKGNSRPKLLLKLNYEGVLNAWSDRGTPFSKEVTAHENSSIDLNARLGQIDLFSDIDRLRETSELRYKKKATLKLLLK; encoded by the exons ATGTCTTCTTGTTTAACCGGAGGCAGCCATACTTGTAGTTTTGACCTCGATTTTTTGAGATCTCCATCAACTACAAGTTGTACCTTAAATTCATCTTCTCCTTCATCAACTCTCTCAGAGGCCAGCAATTCCAGACTTGCGATCTCAACCCGAAAACCTCGGACTCCTCGAAAACGACTGAACCAAGCCTACAATGATGCAGCAACACTTCTGTCCACAGCTTGCCCAAACATTTTCCCTGCCAAACACCTCACAAAGCCTTGCAAATTCACCAAGCCAAACGACACTTTCTTCAATGAACCCTCGCAATTGCTCCTACCTTTTCGAGTTATCGACGATTTTGGTTTCTTACTCCACCAACCATACCCAGAGAAACCAAGTTTCCGAATTGAGTCAAAAGTTCTGAATTGTGGAAAGCCTTGCGAGAGCCTGGTGGAAAATGATTTGCAGGTGGATTCCTTGAAGTTGGGTGATGGTTACCAAGAGGAGTTTGATGCGATATCGATACTAGCTGAGGAAGTTGAAGATGGTGTTGACAGTATCATGGGAAATCTAAGTGTGAACAATGCTTCAGTTGAAGAGGCTAGGGTTGCTAGTTGTAGTCGCCAGATACTTGCTTGGAATTGTCATCCGGTGTGGTTGGGATTTGGTAGGAATTTCGACTTCGGTGTTTGGATGAGAAGGGGTATTAGAGCATTGAAGCATGTCGATGAAGAAGAGTGGTGGAGATTTCCCCTTGTAAATATCCTTGACGTCTCCCCTAAATTCAGCACAGGAAcctcagaaaagaagaaaaacaagattCTGAAACCAGTGGAAAAGAGTTCACAATCGCGAAAAGGGAATTCTCGGCCCAAGTTGCTATTGAAATTGAACTATGAGGGGGTATTGAATGCATGGTCTGATCGTGGAACACCATTTTCCAAGGAAGTTACGGCCCATGAGAATTCCAGTATTGATCTCAAT GCCAGATTGGGTCAAATAGACTTGTTCTCTGATATTGACAGATTAAGAGAAACCAGTGAGCTGCGCTACAAGAAAAAGGCGACGCTCAAGCTACTTCTCAAATAA